The following coding sequences are from one Nicotiana tabacum cultivar K326 chromosome 1, ASM71507v2, whole genome shotgun sequence window:
- the LOC107831028 gene encoding protein NONRESPONDING TO OXYLIPINS 2, mitochondrial, protein MASRCRTLSRPAINLFKSTMNKQSSSSIPTSSFNLPRPFPTLSRPLPQMGCLQSLLPLHSAVSSARLTSCLGIDSKGSRSLSQELGLSVPR, encoded by the exons ATGGCGTCTCGCTGTCGTACACTCTCAAGACCAGCAATTAACCTTTTCAAATCCACAATGAACAAGCAATCAAGCAGTAGCATACCCACTTCCTCTTTTAACCTCCCTCGCCCATTTCCAACACTCTCAAG GCCATTACCTCAAATGGGTTGTCTTCAATCTCTGCTGCCGCTCCACAGTGCAGTCTCTTCAGCTCGACTCACATCTTGCCTTGGCATTGATTCCAAGGGCTCCAGATCGTTGTCTCAGG